Within Limisalsivibrio acetivorans, the genomic segment GGCTTTACTACACCTTGATGTGTTAGCATAGATATTAATTGTGATATTCCCCTTGCTTGTGATGTTATTGTCATTGAATATACGCACTATTGTATTGATGCTGTCAGCGTTCATTTGCGACCCTCCAGATATAGTTTACAAGCATCTAACTCCTTTATGTAAATACCTGAAAGAAGTCAGTATTGAAATACTGCTGTATTTGAGTAAAGGAGTTTCGGAAGTTTGCCGCCGATCTGGTGCTGAGCCGCCTCGTGAAGTATTCTTGACATGAATAATTATTTCCGCATATACTGAGGGTGACAAAAACCTTCACGTAGGCGGATGCCGTTTCCGTTCCTTACGGCAGCTCAAAACGACATTTGCCAAGTTACCCCTGATTAAAATCAGGGTTAAAGATGCTCCGGTGTCCCGTGTCCGTAAGGTTCGGGGTGGCTATTCCTACGTGAGGCCATTGTCAACACCGGGGCTTTTTCTGTCTGACAAGCAGATGAGCCTCCGGATTAAATCACGTAGGAGGCTCAATATGAGAGAATCCAGCCCTATCACCGTATCATACGGAAGTATCGACCTTAACGTTATCAAAGATCAGCAGCATACGTACCTGATGCCAACTAAAGAAGTGGCTAAAGGTTATGGGGTAGCCCCTAGCAATATTCGAAACCAAAAGATCCGCCACAAAGATGAATTAACTGAAGGTATCCATTTTATATCTTGCGCAACAAAATCAAACGCAGGAAAGATACCTTCAAGAAAGTTCACCTACTGGACAAAACTCGGCGTAATCTATCTCGGCTTTTTCATCAAGTCTGAACGTGCGAAAGAGTTCCGCAAGTTTGCCGCCGATCTGGTGCTGAACAAGCTGGAATCGAAGAATAAAGATGAATTTGTTATTAGGCGGGGGCAGAGTGCTGTGGATGCTTTTCTGGAGAGCTGCCATCCCGGCATGAGGGAATACATGGAGCCCATCCTGAGACGAGATGATGCCCCCATTTCCGAAGAGATGCGAGGTCCTCTGCCCGATGCGCCGAAACCCGACTACAGCAAGTATCTCGGACAGTCCCCCGAAAGGCTGCGCAAGCTCCATTACTTCATCGACCAGTGCACATCTCCCCACCTGAGAGACAAAATAATTAACAAAATATACTCGGACATCGCTGACGCATACGGACGGAAGGAGGGCGAAGAGATTCTTACCCTTGCAGAGGCGGCGGAGGCCACAGGGAAGAGCATGGCGGAGCTCCTCAGGGAGGTTTCCTTCGGCAGGCTAAAACCAATGGTGACAACAGACGACGGGCTCATCCTGCTGTTTAAGAGTGACCTCTTAGGCTGAAGTATAGAGATAGAAGGCTCCTTATAAGGGAGCCTTCTTTGTCTCCGGATACCTGTTGACATATAACCTGTATGGTTATAGTTTTACTTATGATAGTCAATTTTGCCGATAAAGAAACAAGGAAGCTCTATGTTGACGGTTACAGCAAGAAGTTTCCTCAGGAGATTATACGAAAGGCACTGCTCCTGCTTGACCTTTTAGATGAGACATCTGTGGTGGAAGACCTTGGCGCCCTGGGAGGGCGAAGGCTTCATAAGCTGTCGGGGGAGCTTCAGGGTTTCTGGAGCATAAGTATAAATAAAAAGTGGCGGATTATATTCCGCTTTGAGGACGAGAACGCCCTGGATGTAAGGATAATTGACTATCATTAGGAGGCTGATATGGAGCGTATAAAAGTGAATAGAACCAAAAGCCACCCCGGCGAAATCTTGAAAGAGCTGTATATAGATGAAACAGAAGGGCTGTCGCAGAAAAAACTTGCAGAATCCATAGGCGTTTCATTCCGCACTGTTAACCAGATATGCAACATGCGCAGAGGGATAACCCCCGAAGTGGCTGTAAGGCTTGCAAAGTATTTCAGTACAAGCCCTGAGCTATGGCTTAACCTCCAGATGTCTTATGATCTTCAGAAGGCGCAACGCTCAGTCGACACAAGTCATATAAAGCCGGCAGCGGTTTAGCCTTCCCTGATGGATACCTATCTTGCTAATTAAGCCGCTGTTCTCTCCGCAACCGTTCTCTGTACTCCGGCGGGAAGTGTGCACGCATGCGCTCGCCAAGATACGATGCTTTGCAGTGCTCATCCTGCCAGAAGAACAGACCGTCTATGAAAAGGCGGAGGAGGCCCCAGCCGGGGCGGCGGCGGAGACGCCAGGAGCGGGCAGAGATTGTTTCGTCTGCGAAGCCGCCGGGGATGAGCGTGTTGATGAACTGATCGAGAGCGATGAGCGTCTGCTTCATCGCTAACGCCTCGCGCTGTGCACGATGAGAGCGCCAAAGGGCCAGCCGGCGACTGCCGGCATAAGAACCCACCCCCAACAGAGCGGCAGCGTGCCGGCAAGTTTAAAGCCGGCAAATACTGCGCTCAGGAGCACTGACAACATAAAAGCGAAGACGATAAGAACCCGCATAGTTACCGCCTCCTTCCGACCAAGACAGCGACGCCGAAGTACAGCACGAGCAGAAAGAATGCCGATAAAAAGGGCATAAGAACCCAGGCCCAGCCGGCGGCGATAACACCGGTTGTTTTGAGCACAGCCAGGGCGACAGAAACAAGAAGCGCAGCACCGGCGATAAAGATAAGAACAGGTATCATTACATTGACATTCATTATTATATTACTCCTTTTTTGAGCCGCTCAGAACCTCTCAGCGAAGAGCTGAGCGGGCGTGATATTAGACTACTACGTATACAGAGAAGCCTTCAAACGAGAGCTGTTGAGACGCCGGAAGCCGCTCGTTTATCCCTGCTTCTGTAATTTCGTAGTGCCCTGATGAGTCGAAAGGTATCGTCACTTGTCCCGTCCCGGCAGAAATACTGACAAGCGCAAACATCTCCCTGCCGTCTTTAGTCCGCACCGGCATCCGAAAAGTGCCGGAGAAGTTTGTGTAGAGAGCCCCGGACAGCTGTATTTCGACACCTGCAGTGACAGAATGCCCCTGTAAAATAGTGATTTCTCCCTCTTCCACCTGAGCGCTTGAATCATCAGAACTGACAGAAGTTACAACAAGCGCCGGCCTGGGCTGAGGCGTACGAGCCGCAATCCAGTCCTCAGCGAAGGATTGGGCAGATGCCGCATCTGCGAAAAAATCACCGGTCCCAGGGTCCTTAGGTATAACCGCTTCAACTGCGCCTGATATGTGTATCTGATTTTGAGCATCAATTGTATATGTGTACATTATGCGACCTCCATTACTAATATATTTCGCTCAGAATCGTGTTCGTAGAATGAGCCTGAGCTGTCTGTCATATATATACGATCAGCGATAACTGCAGCTGCATGCTCTGTGCCGGCGCTCACTAGACTTGAGGCCTTTATCCATCGATCTCCAGCCGGGTCATACTCATAGACATCAGATGTGCTTACACCGCCGATCGCAATTAATTTACCGGATACGGCAACAAGCGCATGCTGGTATTTTGCTCCCGGCATCGCAGATACTGTTTCATAAGTGTCCGATGTGGGGGCATATCTCCAGACGTAAGCATATAAGCTCGAATTACTCGACCCTTCGCCTCCGACGATATATATATCGTCTCCGATTGAGACGGCGGCAGAATAACGTATATCACTACTAATCGGGAGCGGAGCGATAGCTGACGATGTGTCAGTAGTCGGGTCGTAGACAGTATTGTTAATATCCTCTGCATCAAGATGATAGTGTCCGAACAGATATAGTCTGCCGTCACTACCAGCTGCCATAGTATGCTCCATACGCATTTTGTCGAGAGCTGTAGAGTTGATAGTCCAGGTGTCTGTCGATGTATCATAGATACGCATTGCATTTCTGTCATCGAAGCCGCCTGAGACGTATATCTTATCACCAAGGGCACAGGCAGCACAGCCATCGCTGGGAGATGGCATGCTTGCTCTAATTGCCCAAACCCCAGTTTGTGGGTCGTATTCTTCAAGATCGCCGGTCGCCTGCCTGATGTGATAATACTTATCATTGACAGATGCGGCGAGGGGGTGAGGTGCAGTCGTCGGCACAGAGCCGTTCTTCTGCCATGCGTAATTGTGCAGATTTCCTGCTGAGAGACCAAGAGTAGATAGATCAAAAAGTATATGCTTTACCGGGTCGTAATCTTTTTTCTTGATATATCTGAAAGTTCCGCCGCCGGCGGGTGCTTTTATTATACTCATTATGACATCTCCAGGCCGCACAAGGTGACAGATATAGTATCTGTACTAGCATGCACGACAACGCTGTCCCCCGAGCCGAGACATACTCTTGAAATGCCGTTTAACTCAGATGCCGGCTCACTGTAAGCTATCCAGTGCTTATCGCTCAATAACTCACCCGACGGTACAAGCGCAATAGATACAGTCCCGCCTCCGTCGGTCGTTATTACAAAGATATCACCCTGCGCTTTATTTCCAGCCGGTACCGTATAAAGCGTTGTGTCAGTATCCGCCGCCGGACGGACTTGTCCTAATATTTTTTCCATCATCTACCTCCTGCGTAAAATATACGGCTTATCAGTTCATTATCTCTGTTATCAACATACTCGACAGTCGCAAAGATCGCAGACGGGTCGATATTGAGCGTGATATTCGATGTATTGCTAACTTCGATTATCATCTTTATGTGCAGGTCTTTACCGCTGTTTTCATCAAGCGTCGGCTTGTAAGTTTCGGGGTACTTGCCGACGGCGAGCATATCCCCGGCATCATCAAATATGGCCGCCTCCCGGACGGTAAAGCCGCCCGTCCCGGCGGGGACTACAAGCTCTGCGATAAGCCAGGACGGGTTCTCAGCATCGACTGTGAGCAACGCTGTGCCTCTGTGTACTTCATTGACAAGAGCTGTCTGCGTCTCTGCAGGCTCGTAGTAGCTTCCGCCCCCATCGCCGAGGGCGAGCTCTGTGATGACGACTGAGCCCCCGGTGGCGTGGGCGTTTGTTATCTTAGCCCGGCCGACATCTGTTAAAATCGTGTAGTATGACATATTATCCTCCCGGCGGGTAAACCGCTGTTGTTTCTGTGCTTATAAATTCTGCGCCAAAATAAAGCGGGCTCTGAACGCTTTTGCCGGCAGCGATCCATGGCCAGACTGTTACAGCCTCCCCGCCGATGAGCGCACTACCGAAGAATGCAGATGAGCGGGATGTGACGTAGACAAGCACTGTGTACCAACTGCGGACGTTCTTAAGCGCCGTGATGAGCTCATCGAGCTTTGCGTCCAGCTCCTCGGTGTACGGCCTGTCGCTGACGTCTATATGCACTCTGAATGTGTACGGCTCTCCGTCGTAATCGAACCATTCTTCTATCCGCCCCTCGAGACCGAGGATCTCGAGGACACGCCGGACAGCGTATGGTGTCCCCTTGTGTCGGTGCAGCTCGATTGCTTCTTTGATGAGCCTGCGCTTCGGCTCGACATCGAGGGCGAGGGACCAGCCTTCGGGGCCGGACAGATTAAACTGCCACGCAAGATAGTCGAGGACCTCTTCTGATAGACTGTCAATTGCCGGATAGATGCTGACAGCAGAGATATCCGCCCCCGTCTGTTTCAAGAGCCGCTCAACGGCAGAGGCGGCGGCGCTTACTCTTCCGTCACGGCGAATAGAGCCGGGGAGAAGGGAGAGGAGGCTCACTTCAGTGTGTCGTTTACTCATCTTCGTAGCCCCCAAAAGCTACCGTACGTGTGCCGAGCTGGGCTACCTGCTCAGCTGTGAGAATCGCAAATACAGGCGATGTTACCTCGACACGCTTAACGCCGGCGGAATAGAGCCGGTATATCAGTTCAGTGGGGTTGATATCTCGTCCGAGCTTCTCTGATTGATTCTCAACGTATTTGTCTACCGCTTTTTCAACGGCGGCTGTGATGCTTTCTGTGAGCCCTGCTTTTGAGGTCTCTATATAGTATGTGACATCGATATCGTAGTTCACGGCTGTCGGCGTAAGCACAGATACACTGTCTGTCAGGGGGCGGGCTTTCTCGCCGGAGAGGAGGTCCTCAACGGCGGAGATAACAGCCGCATCGGGCAGTTCGCCGCCGGCTTTTAGGGGATAAACGTTGATCACCCCGGGGGAAGGGGATGTGACAGAAACATCAACAATATCGGGGTGTGCAGATTTTGCATAATATACGTATGCGCCGGTAGGGCCGGCGTTGCTGAACTGCTCGGGGGCGATGCGTATTCTGTCACGCAGATGCTCATCTGTCTCTGCGTCCGCTCCGCCCAGGCTAGTTGTCGTGTTCACTGCCGAGGCAACGTATGCCACGGGATCGACAAGCAGAGCTATCTGTCCGGCTGAGAAGCCGTTATACGCACTGCCGGGCATCTGACAGCGGCAGCGGAGTGTGACAGTACTCTCACCTGCTGCTATCTCCCCGGACTCGATTGTCTCGTAGAATATTTGATTGTCCGGCGATACTCTCGTGCCCTGGGGGATAGTGACAGCGCCGGCGTAATTCGGGCTCTTGCTGAACTCTACATCGACCTCTGCGAAGGCCTCAGGAAGGCGGGAGACGCCGAGAAATGCGCCCAGGTGCTCAAGATTATCACCCCCCGCATACGCAAGAAGATTCTGCTTCGCTGTGGCGTCTATCAGATATCTCTGCTGAGTAATGACGTATGCCAGTCCCTCGAGAAAGAGGCGGACGGGGTCGCCGGGGTACAGCGTAGACTCTGCGAGCTGCTCAAATGTGCTGATTATCTCTTTCTCTATCTCCCCGGGATTAGTCTCGCAGAATGTTATATCTGTCAGGTCCTTAATATTCATCTTTCACTCCTATTTGTACGACCGGCCAGAGCCGGCCGTCATCATCCCCCCGGAACGACACGCCGGTTACATACGCCCTGGGCTCGTACATCTCTATAGCTGAGACGATCTCCCCCCGGAGTTTTGCCTGTGCGACAGGGGCGGGTGAATCGAGGAAAGTTCCCGAGATGCCGAAATCTCTATCGAGTGGAACCGACCCTTTAGTTGTCGTAATAATCGTGGCAACGTTTTGGAATATATCGTGATGGCCGCCCGGAAAGAACGCTATATCTTTGATGCTGAAGCGTGATATCTCTTTCATCGTCTCCATCCGTCTATGTATTCGTCGTCTCCCTTTGCACGGGACTTGATGACTGTCTCTGTGTGCTCGATGAGCGACACCTGCGCCTCTGCCGTGTGAGTACGCCCTTGGTTGTCTATCGTCTTATGAGTCTCTGAGATGCTCTCGATACAGTACTTTCCGTATTGCTTATCACCGAAGAACAGAGGGAGTGGTTCGCCGGCATCGAGGAGGGAGCGGAGGCGGGCGAGTTCATCGATGGGGTTCACACCCAGGGAGGATACAAACTGCATCGTAAAGCTTATCTTTGTATTGCCGCCACCGGTATGCTCCAGCACGGGCTTGCCGGAGAGGATTTCGTGTTTCGCATATTTCGCAGAGTGCTCTCTGCGCAGAGCATCGAAAGTGCGCACACGGGTTGATGAGACCTCAAAGACTACATCGCCGAGACTGCCTATCATACCGGCCCTCCTGATTCATCACCGCCGGACATTACACCGCCGTGGCGGTGCTGGCTGAATACGAGGCCCTCTTCGTTGTTTATCTCTGTTGCTTCAAGATATCCTGTTATCTTGGCAGAGACGGGGCCGAGTGCGCCGGTGGCGGCCACGCCGGAGCCCATCATCCCCGCCATATACTCTAGAAGGCCTTCCACCCTTAGTTTGCCTGTCGTTACAGTTTCAGGGGCGTCTATAGTAACGAGAGACGGGCTTTTCATGGTTATATCTCCGCCGGAGTCTACAAGAGTGTTGCCATCGTTGCGTATCGTTACATCTCCGACAACATCTGCACGCAGATGATGAGACGCACGGTCGTACTCAAGCCATGTGCCGTCACTGAACCGTATATGATGCTTGTTCTCCGTGGCGGCGGGGGGAGTGTCTACAGATGAGTAGAAGGAGCCGATGACAAAGCCCTGCTCAAGCCCCGAGGGGAGGAAAACACAAAGGACATGCTCGCCGATGTCAGGCATATGATAGTGCTTGTCGTCCTGCGTCTTGCCGACGAGAACGGGGAGCTCGTAGCTGAGAAGACCGTAGCTTTCTGCGAACTCAACCCGCACCGTACCTTTTGCCGGGTATATGTTTGTCACACGCCCGGGGCGGGCTATATTCTTTACAAGTGATTCAAGCTCTTCTATGCGCCTGCGTGTATCTGTATCCATTTAATACTCCAGTGTATTCTTGATGCTTAAGCTTGTCGTGTAGCCAGAACGTGTTACAGAGTGCACTGCTTTCTCAATAGAGTATGTTCCATCGAATGCACCGAAGCCGGCGCACTGAACGTTCTGCCCGGCGGCCGCCGCAGGCTCGCCTATCATTTTGATGTCTCCTGCGACCTCTTCCTTATTCTTTGCTCTGAGCTCCTTCTTTGCTCTCTGCTCCGCCTCGGCCAGGGATTCGACCCTGGCGTTGACATACAACGTACTCCCCACCGGTGGCGGGGAGGAGGGGGTGAAGGTATGGAACTTTGATGACTTTGTTTCAGCATCCCAATATTTTACTGCGCATGCTGAATACACGTCATGTGCTTTGCTCCGAAAGCTCCAGCCGGTAAGCGGGTGAGAAGGGGAAAGCATGAGGACCGGCGAGCGGGCATCGTAGAGAGCGGCGCTGTAGATGACTATACGCTTCTCTGTTACTTTCAGTCTCAGGCCGTTTGCCCGGCAGACTCTATCGAGAAAGCCGAGGTCGCTCTCACTCCGCTGGTCGATGCGCTCGAAGCGAGGGTTATACTCTGAATCGTAGAATAGAGAAAAACCGCTTTCTGCGGCGTATTTCCCGGCCATCTCTTTTAGCGTTATCTGCTCGTGTGAACTGCTTTTTTTCTCTGTTCTGAATGACTTGTCGATGTGCGCCGAAACAGCTTTTATCTGTACAGTAGAGGGAGGGCCGGAGAGTGTGATGTCATCGATGCTGAACTCGCCGAAGCTCAGATATGCATCGTCACCGTTGCGGAGCCACTCAAAACAGTGCAGGCCGGCAGTGAGCGTTGCGCCCTTTTCGGGGAACCAACCGTTGCGCCAGAGGCCGGCGGTATCTTCAAGGGTGATAGAGATATCATCGGCAGAACCGGAAGCCTGGTCAGTATAAGTAAAAGACAGCAGCATCGGTGCAATGTCTGCTGTGATATCGCTGTTGTCATACTTCAGCTGTACCCTTACTCTCCTCATTTTCTCCTCCATGGGGGGAGGACTGGAGTAGATGGGAGGAGGGATGCCTCAGGGATGCGCAGCTGAACGCCGCCGGAGAAAACGGCTGTATCTGCATGTTCAGGGTTTGCCTCCAGAAGCTTGTGCATTAGCTTTTCTGAGCCGAGCTCACGGCGGGCTATGATATCCCACGTTTCACCCGCAGAGGTGATTACACTACGCATAGCTGCGCCTCTCCGTGTCTATCTCCATCTCTGCTATCAGCTTCCTGATAAGCTCGGGGAGCACGCCTTTGAGGCGTCCTTCACTCTCTATAAGAGCCGCTGTGATATCCTCTTTCTCTGCCGTGCCGCTTACTGTAATATGCGGGGAATAGTTCACCGTAAAAGAGGCACCGTGCCCCCGAGAAGGGGGCACGGCGAGGGGGAGGGAACGAGGTGATACACTCTGCTGCTCTTCTATATGCTTCTCTTTCAGCTCTTCTGTATGTCTTGATATATGTTCTTCTGTATTGCTGTATTTCCGCTCTTCCGTGACATTCTTGTTAAAAACGGCGGAAAGCGGCGTCTCAATATCAAGTCCGGCCTTCTCTATTGCTGTGAATGCTTTGCTCAAGATGACGGGGAGCACACCGGCTTTTTTCTCCATGCCGGCAGCGATGGTCGAAAGTATCGATGAGCCGGAGGCCGTGAGATCTGATAAGGGCCCCTTCTTCGCATCGGAAAAAGGAAGGAACTCACGCATCTTGCCGAATGCACCCTTAACTGCATCAATAGGTGCGGAAAGAGTCGATTTAATGCCGGCGGTGAGTGTAGATAGTATCTTTTTGCCGGATTCGAACAAGTTGATACTAGATATAAATTCCCTCATTCTATCAAAGCCTATCATCAGTAGATTGGCCGGATGATACTGCCAGATTATGCCGGCCAGGTTCTTTATCCCCGCACCGAAGGATTTGATGCGCTCCCATGTTGAATTTATGAAGCTTCGGAATACATCAAACTTCTTGTAAGCGTAGACGATGCCGGCGGCGAGGGCGGCTATACCGCCGACAACCCATCCGATAGGGCTTGAGAGGATAGCAAAATTCAGCATGCGCTGGGCGGCAGTAAGACCCTTTGTCACAGCTGTTACAGTAACAGTCTTGGCACGATACACACTCATGAGTGTGCTTGCTTTTACCCAGCCTCCAAATTTGAGTGCAATATTCTGTGCTTTTATCGCAACTGTAGCGAGCCATGTCTTTGCTGTGAGATATGTCTGCTTAGAAGATAGTACAGCATATGCTTTGCCAGTCAGATACATAGTTGATTTGATTGCATTAATCGATTCTTTGTAAAGATTTGCCGCAACTCGCCCGGCCAGTGCTCCTGTTTTGAAAGCAAGAAGCGCTGTTGCGCCGACAACAAAAGCTTTTGAGAAAAGAGGCATTTTGTTTAATGTATCTTGTGCAATGCTCATGAAAAATTTTAGTGCACTTACACTTTTATTGAGAACCGGCAGAAAAGCATCGCCGATTATGTATCCCAGCTCTGTTAGATTATTTTTAAGCTTAGCGATACTTGCAGCAGCTGTAGAGTTTTTTCTGTTAAGCTCGCCCTGCATGCTCCCTGCGTACGACGCTTCATCCGACACGAGCCCGAAGGTCTTTTCAAGCTCGCTGAGATTTGACACTAAGCCGGCAATAGGCGCAACACTCTCTTTGCCGAACATGTCTGACATGACAGCACTTCGCTGATTATCGTCAAGTGCAGAAAGACTCGATAGAAGATCTTGTATAGCTCCCTTTGCGTCATTCTGCATCCTGCTCGCCATGCCTTCTGCGCTGAAACCAAGCTGCTCAAGTGCTTTTTGCTGTGCAGCAGTAGCCGAGGAGCCTGAAGTAAGAGCAAGTACAAAGTTTTTCTGCGCTGTTGCGCCGGCTTCAGTATTCGGAGCGGCGGCTCCAAAGGCGCCGGAAAGGGCGGCGATCTCGTTGGCCGCAAGGCCCGTCGTAGAACGTATGAGCCCTCCGTTACGCTGTATTATCTTTGTTATTTCTGCTGCATTTGAGCCGGTATTATCGCCGACATGATTGATTGCATCGCCCAGCTCTGAAACTTCGTCTATAGAAAGCCCCATCGTTGAAATAATCTTTGTTATTGAGCTCCCTGCCTGATCTTCTGTGAGATCGAACGCTACCGCCATTTTGCCGGCAACATTCGCAAACTCTAGAGCTTCGTCTTTTCCCATCCCGATTTTGCCCGCTTCTGATGCAAGACGGGCCACAGCCTGGGCTGAGAGTATCGACTCCGTCGCTATCCCACGGACTGCGAGCTCCATCTGCT encodes:
- a CDS encoding type II toxin-antitoxin system RelE/ParE family toxin, with amino-acid sequence MVIVLLMIVNFADKETRKLYVDGYSKKFPQEIIRKALLLLDLLDETSVVEDLGALGGRRLHKLSGELQGFWSISINKKWRIIFRFEDENALDVRIIDYH
- a CDS encoding HigA family addiction module antitoxin; amino-acid sequence: MERIKVNRTKSHPGEILKELYIDETEGLSQKKLAESIGVSFRTVNQICNMRRGITPEVAVRLAKYFSTSPELWLNLQMSYDLQKAQRSVDTSHIKPAAV
- a CDS encoding Kelch repeat-containing protein, with translation MSIIKAPAGGGTFRYIKKKDYDPVKHILFDLSTLGLSAGNLHNYAWQKNGSVPTTAPHPLAASVNDKYYHIRQATGDLEEYDPQTGVWAIRASMPSPSDGCAACALGDKIYVSGGFDDRNAMRIYDTSTDTWTINSTALDKMRMEHTMAAGSDGRLYLFGHYHLDAEDINNTVYDPTTDTSSAIAPLPISSDIRYSAAVSIGDDIYIVGGEGSSNSSLYAYVWRYAPTSDTYETVSAMPGAKYQHALVAVSGKLIAIGGVSTSDVYEYDPAGDRWIKASSLVSAGTEHAAAVIADRIYMTDSSGSFYEHDSERNILVMEVA
- a CDS encoding phage tail protein, which translates into the protein MSYYTILTDVGRAKITNAHATGGSVVITELALGDGGGSYYEPAETQTALVNEVHRGTALLTVDAENPSWLIAELVVPAGTGGFTVREAAIFDDAGDMLAVGKYPETYKPTLDENSGKDLHIKMIIEVSNTSNITLNIDPSAIFATVEYVDNRDNELISRIFYAGGR
- a CDS encoding phage tail protein I, with protein sequence MSKRHTEVSLLSLLPGSIRRDGRVSAAASAVERLLKQTGADISAVSIYPAIDSLSEEVLDYLAWQFNLSGPEGWSLALDVEPKRRLIKEAIELHRHKGTPYAVRRVLEILGLEGRIEEWFDYDGEPYTFRVHIDVSDRPYTEELDAKLDELITALKNVRSWYTVLVYVTSRSSAFFGSALIGGEAVTVWPWIAAGKSVQSPLYFGAEFISTETTAVYPPGG
- a CDS encoding baseplate assembly protein; translated protein: MNIKDLTDITFCETNPGEIEKEIISTFEQLAESTLYPGDPVRLFLEGLAYVITQQRYLIDATAKQNLLAYAGGDNLEHLGAFLGVSRLPEAFAEVDVEFSKSPNYAGAVTIPQGTRVSPDNQIFYETIESGEIAAGESTVTLRCRCQMPGSAYNGFSAGQIALLVDPVAYVASAVNTTTSLGGADAETDEHLRDRIRIAPEQFSNAGPTGAYVYYAKSAHPDIVDVSVTSPSPGVINVYPLKAGGELPDAAVISAVEDLLSGEKARPLTDSVSVLTPTAVNYDIDVTYYIETSKAGLTESITAAVEKAVDKYVENQSEKLGRDINPTELIYRLYSAGVKRVEVTSPVFAILTAEQVAQLGTRTVAFGGYEDE
- a CDS encoding GPW/gp25 family protein, encoding MKEISRFSIKDIAFFPGGHHDIFQNVATIITTTKGSVPLDRDFGISGTFLDSPAPVAQAKLRGEIVSAIEMYEPRAYVTGVSFRGDDDGRLWPVVQIGVKDEY
- a CDS encoding phage tail protein codes for the protein MIGSLGDVVFEVSSTRVRTFDALRREHSAKYAKHEILSGKPVLEHTGGGNTKISFTMQFVSSLGVNPIDELARLRSLLDAGEPLPLFFGDKQYGKYCIESISETHKTIDNQGRTHTAEAQVSLIEHTETVIKSRAKGDDEYIDGWRR
- a CDS encoding phage baseplate assembly protein V, translating into MDTDTRRRIEELESLVKNIARPGRVTNIYPAKGTVRVEFAESYGLLSYELPVLVGKTQDDKHYHMPDIGEHVLCVFLPSGLEQGFVIGSFYSSVDTPPAATENKHHIRFSDGTWLEYDRASHHLRADVVGDVTIRNDGNTLVDSGGDITMKSPSLVTIDAPETVTTGKLRVEGLLEYMAGMMGSGVAATGALGPVSAKITGYLEATEINNEEGLVFSQHRHGGVMSGGDESGGPV
- a CDS encoding phage late control D family protein, with protein sequence MRRVRVQLKYDNSDITADIAPMLLSFTYTDQASGSADDISITLEDTAGLWRNGWFPEKGATLTAGLHCFEWLRNGDDAYLSFGEFSIDDITLSGPPSTVQIKAVSAHIDKSFRTEKKSSSHEQITLKEMAGKYAAESGFSLFYDSEYNPRFERIDQRSESDLGFLDRVCRANGLRLKVTEKRIVIYSAALYDARSPVLMLSPSHPLTGWSFRSKAHDVYSACAVKYWDAETKSSKFHTFTPSSPPPVGSTLYVNARVESLAEAEQRAKKELRAKNKEEVAGDIKMIGEPAAAAGQNVQCAGFGAFDGTYSIEKAVHSVTRSGYTTSLSIKNTLEY
- a CDS encoding tail protein X, with product MRSVITSAGETWDIIARRELGSEKLMHKLLEANPEHADTAVFSGGVQLRIPEASLLPSTPVLPPWRRK
- a CDS encoding phage tail tape measure protein, whose amino-acid sequence is MENLSLTVAIGASVGGFIKNISRAGRSVKQMGFDIDKLKDKRLDIDRYRDLGSSIQKSKHKIADMVAEHAKLTAEIKGGGRVTMSQITKQKKLSREIGDTKREVEKKKNELNELTASMKKNGISVDNLDKEYDKLGRSVKDLEVKQNLKLEKQQFGKDLRAERESILNDAFSLGALAMTVSAPVNLSIDKQEWMNEIGKNVKGLDTEKDVKQMELAVRGIATESILSAQAVARLASEAGKIGMGKDEALEFANVAGKMAVAFDLTEDQAGSSITKIISTMGLSIDEVSELGDAINHVGDNTGSNAAEITKIIQRNGGLIRSTTGLAANEIAALSGAFGAAAPNTEAGATAQKNFVLALTSGSSATAAQQKALEQLGFSAEGMASRMQNDAKGAIQDLLSSLSALDDNQRSAVMSDMFGKESVAPIAGLVSNLSELEKTFGLVSDEASYAGSMQGELNRKNSTAAASIAKLKNNLTELGYIIGDAFLPVLNKSVSALKFFMSIAQDTLNKMPLFSKAFVVGATALLAFKTGALAGRVAANLYKESINAIKSTMYLTGKAYAVLSSKQTYLTAKTWLATVAIKAQNIALKFGGWVKASTLMSVYRAKTVTVTAVTKGLTAAQRMLNFAILSSPIGWVVGGIAALAAGIVYAYKKFDVFRSFINSTWERIKSFGAGIKNLAGIIWQYHPANLLMIGFDRMREFISSINLFESGKKILSTLTAGIKSTLSAPIDAVKGAFGKMREFLPFSDAKKGPLSDLTASGSSILSTIAAGMEKKAGVLPVILSKAFTAIEKAGLDIETPLSAVFNKNVTEERKYSNTEEHISRHTEELKEKHIEEQQSVSPRSLPLAVPPSRGHGASFTVNYSPHITVSGTAEKEDITAALIESEGRLKGVLPELIRKLIAEMEIDTERRSYA